The Sphingobacteriales bacterium genome contains the following window.
CACCGGTTTGAAAATATCTTTATTATCCATTGTTTTAATTAAGATGTAAAAGTGTTTCGTGAGACACGAAACATGGTTTTGCATGTTCGTAAAATCAAAAGATTGCTTCGTTCCTCGCAATGACGTAAAGCGAAGAACCATCATTGAGAACGCAGTGAAGCAATCTCTTAATTCAAGATACCATCGCTTCGCCTCGCAATGACAATACTATTGACTTTTAGTCTTCTTCCACTTGGGGTCATCCTTTTTCATCGGGACGATATAACTGACCAGCAACATCTGAATGTCCTTAATCATCTGTTCAACGGCTGCTTTATCCGTTCCGTCGTAATAACCGCGAATCCTGCGTTCTTTATCTATCAGCACAAATTTTTGTTCATGTATAAAGTCTGCCGGACCGCCGTCGCCCTGCAAGGCAGTGACAAAATATCCGTTTCTCGCTTGTTTGTAAAGTTCTTTTTTGTCACCGGTAAGCAAACGCCACATCCTTGAATTGACCTCATTTTCAACAGCATAATTAAATATTTGTTTAACGGAGTCTGTTTCAGGGTCAACTGTATGGGAAAGTATCAGTACATCCTTATCCGTTATAAATTTATCCTGAACAAGTTGCAGGTTTCCTGTCATATCAATACAAATACTCTTACAGGTAGTAAAAAAGAAATCGACCACAGTAACTTTACCATCCATAAAGGCTTCTGTGATGGTGTCACCGTTTTGGTCCAAGAAGGAGAAAGGAGGCACCCTGAAGTAGGCAGTATCAATGATATCCTTTCCTTTATAATTTTTAGATTTAAACGCCTCTTTCGGACCATAAATAGGCAAACACTTATCTGTTTCCAGCGTAGGCCTGTGATGATTCAGGTAATTAAAAAACAGAAAAAATACGATTGGAAATAACGCAATTACAATTATAGCCGTAATAAATCCAATCCTCCTGTTGTTTTTCAAATGAAATTTATTTAGGATAATTCAAGACATTCCAATAATGCCCTTCTGTTGCAAAAGCAATAATTGCCCAAACCAGGAACACCAACGGAACTCCCAAAGACAGCATAAATGCGCGTTTCTCATATTTCAGGTGCATGAATTCACCTACAATGAAGAAAGCTTTTGCCAAACTGGCCAATACATAGAATGTATTCATTATAATCTTAGGTAAATGTGGGCCTAAAATCAATGCGACAGCCACTTCCACCACAGTTACTATACTTAATATTGCTGTAGCTCTCCATACGGCTTTTACACCCGACTGATACTGTTCTTCTGTTAAATGACTAGACATATCTTAATTTTAAACTTTTACAATATTACATTAAATAGAATGCTAAGAATACGAACACCCAGACCAAGTCTACAAAGTGCCAGTACAAGCCAACTTTTTCAATCATTTCATAATGGCCTCTTCTCTGAAACGTACCGTTTGCAGTAGCAAAAAATGCCC
Protein-coding sequences here:
- a CDS encoding SCO family protein, with amino-acid sequence MKNNRRIGFITAIIVIALFPIVFFLFFNYLNHHRPTLETDKCLPIYGPKEAFKSKNYKGKDIIDTAYFRVPPFSFLDQNGDTITEAFMDGKVTVVDFFFTTCKSICIDMTGNLQLVQDKFITDKDVLILSHTVDPETDSVKQIFNYAVENEVNSRMWRLLTGDKKELYKQARNGYFVTALQGDGGPADFIHEQKFVLIDKERRIRGYYDGTDKAAVEQMIKDIQMLLVSYIVPMKKDDPKWKKTKSQ
- a CDS encoding cytochrome C oxidase subunit IV family protein, coding for MSSHLTEEQYQSGVKAVWRATAILSIVTVVEVAVALILGPHLPKIIMNTFYVLASLAKAFFIVGEFMHLKYEKRAFMLSLGVPLVFLVWAIIAFATEGHYWNVLNYPK